One Glycine max cultivar Williams 82 chromosome 8, Glycine_max_v4.0, whole genome shotgun sequence genomic window, TATCCAAAAACTTAAACTATTAGGCTAAGACATATAAATGGCTTGTATATATTTTCCAACATGTTTGCTTGCACAAGAGCCCTTTGGACTTGAAGGACAGCAATGCATAGCACCACTTATCTTGTCCTCAAATTCATCCTTTTTGGGCTTAATGCAATTCCAAAAGCTAGTTAAAGTAGGAGAATTACTTTTGCCATATACCTAGCAAAGGTGGGATCTTAACACACCCCATTATGCCCAAAATTGTACTTCTAGAATGAAGTTTGCATGAATGGACATTTGTGGGTAGCTCAACAAAAATACTTCAAAGAATTCTAATAAAACAGtcatattttgtaaaacataTCCACATTTATAAGAATAACcacatcttaaaaaaaatagaaaaataaatattctaataaaataaacaaatttcatCCATTATAGCCCATACTCCATACTATTGATGAAATCCTTGTACTTTATTATctcaagtagaaaaaaaaaagggaataaCTATTTTATCCTCATTCATCTCACAACTACCATTGTAATTATCAATTGAACAATTGATTTACAATACATATACAGTGAAATTAGACAAGCGTATAAAAACATTGTAGCTTATGccacaattaaaagaaaatgcatTGAAGTACTTACAGGCAAGGCTTTAATATATTCCAATATAAGCTTAAAGCTTCTTAAATCCTGTTTCATTGTTGCATTTCCTTCAACAGGCCTCtgaaacaaaaatgaatagAGGATCAGCATTCGACAATTATacactatttaaaaataaagcacAAGTTCATGTAgggaaaagtattttaaaaaaataaggaaattgGGGAACTTTGTAAATTCTTGCACGTGCTTAGAAGTTCATATGATATTTAACAGGAAAGGGAGATAATAGGcattaaaaatatgtacaagaTAATAAGGTAATGACCTCAATTTTGGAAGGTTGGAAAGCAGGAAGCTGTTACCGAGCCTCCAATAAAATGGGTCTACCTTAGGAAGTGTGGAAAATTGTGTTCAGTTAAATGCCTTAGGAAATAGTTGTGTTGGACATAACAAATTGAATTAAACTGTCTTGGAACTTCTCTCTTAGGAAATAGCTAGAATTAATACTACACAGGAATTAGCTTAATTATTTCTTGCACGGAGAGCCATACAAGTCTTATCTTTTCTGCATCTCTGAGCTCAAGTTCATGTAAGATTGCAACCTTGTAGGACCAATGTGGGATCATTGGGGAAACTTACAAAAACATGGAATTAGTGCTTCACATAGAGTTTGAGACCCAGGACCCAGCAGGTTGGATTTTGCAACCCGGATTTAAGAAAAGGCATTATGTGTTCTATTCCCTCTACTTTAAACTGGAAACACTCCAAAGGTATCTATTCCCTTTCTTGACCTCATCTCTTCCATTTCAAACTTTGATCTCTGTTATCCACTTCTCTTCCCTGCTATGAGCTGGTGGTAGCCAATCGGAGCTGATATTTGTTCTCTTCCCTATTCTGAACTAGCGTTTGAGTGTTGGTCTTGCTACATTTATGAAACATGTGTTGTGGACTTGTACGTGAAGGCTTGTTGGTTATTGGTTGCAGTTCTGTAATCATGGTCCATGGATGGAGGTTTTGTTTTGAAACATTTGTTTTCTGGTTTATGTTGCTGTTTCATTTGCTGAGAAAAATGTCTAGTGCTAGGGAAGCCACTGGTAGTTATAGCGTAGCTGGTTCTATATCTAGGTATTGCAGTTACGAAGTGATCAAGAATGCTCCGGGAAGTAGAATTGATGTGGCAGGGAATCATGGTGTTTCAATTGATGGTAATCCTagaaaaatcaagtgcaagtacTATTAAAGAGTCATTATCAGGGGTTGTACATGGAAACATCTTTTGGCATGAATACAGAAGGATGTTTTAGCTTGCAAAGCTATCAGTGATGAGGTGAGGAAGCGAATGTGGTAAACTTGACCCTGCAAGAAAggttaatgaaaaaattaagggGGTATGAGGGAGGACCAAGGCCCAAAGAAAATGTAGAAGATGGTGGTGAGAAAGGATACAAAGCAATAAGTGGTTGGGagtcatgaaaatatttttaagggaAGAGGAGTGGGGACTCAATACACCATCAGTAACATTTTCAATAATTTGAGGGAGGAAGCTAGTCAAGAAATTTCTCTGTTATTTTACAACAATGTCATTCCCTTCAACGTGACAAAGATTGAAGAATTTGACAAGAAGTTGGAATTTGGTTGTTCAACATGGGTTAGGATTTAAGCCATCATCCTACATGGATTAGAGTCAaatatttgaaacaaaaagTAGATTTAACCAAGCAGGCATTGGAGGAGCATAAAGCTTGTTGAAAGAAATCGGAATGCACCATAATGACAAATGGATAGACCAAAAAGAGGAGTAGGGCCATACTTCCTGGTAAATAGCCCTaaggttatttttgttttttttttaaatttatcaacgCATCACACATATCTAAGACATCTAATAAGATATTTAAGATGTTGAATGAAGTTGTTGACTAGGTTAGTGAAGATAACATTGTCCTAGTTGTCACAGACAATGCAGCAAATTATAAGGCTTCTAGAGAAATCATGATGGAGAAAAGGAAGAGATTGCATATGACACCTTTTGCAGCTCATTGTATTGACTTAATGTTAGAAGATCTTAAGAAGATTCCAATTCACAAAGAGACAGTAGAAAGgtagaaatcaattaaaacCTATGTTTACTAAAGGACATCTCTCATTTCTTTATTGAGACACCACTAATAGAAATTTGGTTAGATTAGCCATGATACACTTTGCCAAATCTTACTTAACTTCGAGTTGCTCGAATGACAATAGGGGAGCATTAATAAGTGTTAAGTTTAAAACAAACAACTCTatgttttaatgataaaaaaacaagaCAATCATTGcattacaactaacttttgcaCATGTATGCAAATATCagtaaaattatgtatttaattcTGTACTATTTTTGGATAGTGAGTGATTTATGGACCACACAGATTAGGTAGGAATCGGTCTTTATTTGTATCTTTATTTCTGTATTTATTGGGGAGATTTATTTCCTTTCTGTACCTTAGACTTGGCTATAAAATCTATATGTACAGAGAATAAcaataatgagaaataattcATCATATTTTGTCTTCTCCTTTAGTATTATTGAGCGGCTGACCAAGGAAACTGTCTCCTTACTTGAGTGGCTCTGTTAATCCGTAACAATAAAGCATAATTGTTGTCCACAGGTGCAGCATTcctaaatatatataatcaccCTAATTTCCCTAACTGCCCTTTATTATATTCCTAATAATACCCAGTCTATTATTTCTTTCTCCTAGTACACACCTTCCACTCCTTTTCCTAGGTTGGGTCTCTCTCAGCTCAGCAAATGTCTCTAATAATACCTCCCTCCCCAACTATAACCTTGTCCTCAGGGAACTAGTCCTAGTCCTGAATGACTTATACATCTTCCCATGTCGCCTCTTCCTTAGTTTTCCCTTGCCATTTATTTAGGACTTGAGGTATCTTCTCCTCCTTCCGCGTGACCACACTCTCAGCAAAAACCTTAGCTGGCAAGTAAATAATAGGATCTAGCTGTAACTCCTGATGTAATTCTGCCTCCACTAGATGATGACCCACCGCTCGCTTCAATTGCAACGCATGGAAGACAGGGTAATTCAAGCATGTTTTGGCAATTGAAGTTGGAAAGCCACTACCCCAACCTTTATCAGCACCAAGTAGGGGCCGTAATACCTAGCAGTCAGCTTAGGATGTAGGCGCTTTGGCAGGTCAAACCAAATTGGTAGACCACAGAAGAAAGAACAATAATTGTATGGTAGCACGAAAGGAGAATTAGCGGGAAAAACTCAAGAGAATAAGTATTATCGTGTGGCTGTCCAAGGAGATTGTCTCCTTACAACTGAGTGACTAAGTTAATCAGTAAGAATAAAACTTAATTGTTGTCCAAAGGTGCAGCATTCCTAAATGTATATAATCACCCTAATTTCCATAACTTCCCTttattatattactattatttaataGCCCCAATAATGTCCAGCCTATTATTTCTTTCTCCTAGTATACACCTTCCACTCCTTTTCCTGGGTTGGGCCAACATCCCTAACAGATACTGATTCAGAGATGGAGacatttttaaacaattattcTTCTCCTAAAATATGATCCAGTTATATTAGAAGTCGAGAAGGATCTAATCATTTCAGTATGATCACAATCTCTTAGAACAAAAAGACAGAGTCATAGACTccctcttaattttaatttacatttttgttttccCAATGTATTGCACTTTAGTCTGTTAACTACTGTCCTGAAATTATTTAACTCCAAAAGTCTTGGTTCATATAGCATGGACAATTTAAAAAGCCTCAAATGGGAGAACTTTCAAtagtttttcatttattataattatttattgatctttcataaaattgatttttaacatCTTGAAAATCTGTTTTCCATTATTAAATAATGAGCCCCTCCACTCACAATTCAGCCCTAAATCCTTTGGAATGTTATAATTCCTTATACAGTTTAGGCTTTCATTTTGGACACCAATACTCAATAAAAATCCTGTTATAGGAATTTGGAAACTGCAAGGACCTTTTATTGCAAAGAAATGTTGCTACGGTTATTTCTCTAGATTTCTCTTGTGAGCATTGAATTTCTGTAATCTTatgagtttttttcttcttcagacCTATTTTGCAGATATTTGGAAAAGAAAGGAGGGAGAATTGTTGGGGAATTATATTGCAAAAATGGAATTTATATTACTAAGACAAATATCAGGTTCTAAAATACAAGCTAAGTTTAAGAAAGAGAATTCAAAACAATAAGGAGGTGAACCTGTCTTCTAGGCTCAAAGCGTATGGTCAAAGTATGCACAAGAAAAGGATCTAACACTGGATCATCTGGTTTCACTGGGCGGAATGATGAAAATGGTACTCTAACCTGTCATTGTAATACGGACAGGAGATATGAAAGCTTCTCGTCAGTGCTAAGAAAGATGAAATTTCGAAGTAAGAATAGAGAAACCATAATTcgttaaaaggaaaataattctTACCCTACAAAATCCCACTTTTGTACTAATTCTTGCAAAATACAATCTACTCTGACTTGGATCTGCCGAAGGACCAGCTTCTAGAATTAATACATAAGATCTTCCATTGCCACCGACAGAAAGAACCAGACCCTCGTACCTATCATTATTGATGAACTTATTATGCTTGAATGCATGAAAGAATTtcctatttttagaaaaatacaaTTATACAGAAAAATTCCGGATGGCTATCTTATCTACAAAAGTCATCCATCTAATATTTCATACCTATCAAGAGTATAACCTAGTGGCAGAGAAAGCTTTTTGGATAGTTCCACATAGCCTCCTCTATTGAAGACATACCCTGAAATGAGTATGGAAATATAGGGGTAAAAGTGAAAATGCAGAGGTCACCATTATAAGCAACATATATTACGAAATTTGTCGGTATTGTTCATTAATATCCACTAGCAGATAAGATATACCTGAGAAAACAGCATCTCCAGTCTCAGTGAAATCAAATTTAGCATCCATCCCACCATCGTATTTTGTGGCAACTACATCTTGGAAGTAAGTTCCTTGACGAACTTCCCATCCATTGAGTGACGATGCAGATTTGAATTTGGCAATCGAGAGCTTACTTTTGCTGCTTTTCCCAGCCCGCGATTGTGCCAATTTGTTACTGTGATCCTGAAAATGAAGAAGTCTAAGTAAGTAAAGATTCCTTGTGAAAGTGTGgagagagagggagggagagaCCTGAAATGCTTTAGTAAGATTATAAACGCCTCGATGATCAACGCGGAAGAGATCCCCAGTTATAGCAGAGCGAGCAGTGgcacaatatataattttgttgcaACCTTCAACAGCAGCCTTGACAGTGGCGGGATCACCAACATCCCCAATGACTATCTCTACAGACCTTGGAAGGAGCTCAAGCACCTCCTGGTCTGCCCTCCTTACCAGAGCCTTGACAGCGTAGCCCCTGAGCATGAGCTTTCTCACAACGATGCGACCGATGCGGCTGGTGGCACCAACAACGAGTACAGTAGTATTCTGAGCGCCAGGGATTGCGAACTCGCACATCGGACCTTCTCGGACCAGAAGGGCATCCAGAGCCTCCTGATCATCCGACCGTATTGTCCTAGAAATCTGACCCAATCCCGAGAACTTTCTCCAAACCTCATCGAACAACTGCCGCGATCTTCGACCCAGTCCTACGGGGTTCACGTCGTCCAGGCTAAGAGACACGGGCGGAGGTgcttgttgttcttgttgttgttgttgttgtatgacACGCTGCTGCTGCTTCTCATCCTCGTCCTTGCCCATATTTTGAGGAGGACGACCGCCAGCCCTTACCACCAACCGTGACTTGCGTTCATTCAAGAAAGGAATCGAACTTCGAAGATCCGAGGAAAGTAGTCTGCACTGTGTCTGTGAATAAACACTGCTATTAGCTGCTGTTGCGGCGTTCATCATTTAGCAGCTATTCCTTTTGCATGTGAATGTGAATGTGCTTCCAGTTCCACAGCTAGTTTTGGCTTTGTTTTCTTGTACATATGAACCAGAAAATGTGTGGCCCGCGCTTCTGCATTAGCAATTGGACTTCCGTCTGCTTCATACGTTAAGAAGCAGACACGTAGACCTGTAAACGAGAAGGAATAATTTTCACCACATATTTTGGATTACATTACAGCCAGGAATATCGAGAACTCAGTGCTTCCACATATAAAACCTTCTCTTTTATTCGGCCTGGATTGGAGAAATTCTTCAACTGTTATaggtttattaaaaaacatgataattataatttaattaaacaataatcataataagcttaaattttaatttattttattataattataattttattatattaataaaataaattaaaatttaagcttaccaaatacttttattataaaaataagaaattgttggaattttttttaaaggcaaatatatttatattatatattatataatatgaaaaaagagAATTACAACTGTTCTatactttatattaatatacaatataaattataattttgttcattttattttcacaaaatttcgatccttaaaattttaatgcAACATTTAATCTCTTTCATTTTCAAACATTGCAATTTAGGTCCTTCTATTAATTTCTAACTATGAGGGTTCAAACGGACTGTTTATTAGATGACATaacacttttaaaatgaatttattaaagtataaatatgattattgtttaattaaattaagtaaaaattaattaaaaataaaaataaaaattaaagaaatttatcaATCCCTTTTTTCCCAACACTTCTCCCTTTTCCCCAACCCTTCtcccttatttttttacttaatttaattaaataatattcatatttatgttttaagaaattcattttagATGTATCATGTCACCTAATAGACGATCAACACTTGAACTTAACATaatgatcaaaattataaaatttaaaaatagactatgaacatttgaaattaacataatgaccaaaattataaaatttgaaaactaggaaaaccaaaatcaaaatttggtgaaaataaaaacactaaaattttagtctaaaaaaatccaaaaaccgAACAATCTGTCAAAGCCCCTTTGTTTGCCTTAACTGCATATCGCATACCCcaggttaaaaatatttattatattagaaatataatatatttattcaatttattaaaatgtgtttaacatttttgaacTGGTATTATAAGAACAccctaaaatttattatttttaaaacgtctatgctcaattcatttttttctaatttttctttaatttgcaaTTCTTTAGTATATGAATCTAACACTACAATAATCACCCAAGTTAGAATTAGATAAAAGTGTTGCACATGCAATACTATCCCGAGTTCAAGGTAATATTCCACTTAAATGATTTGAGTGGCAAAAAAAATCTTAGACGTGCAATCCTATAttcaattttaacattattgtgTGTAACCAAAAAGAAAACTCGGTATAACTTCGAAAAATCAATCCCTTAATATCAAATAATAGAAAGATATATTCTGCAAAAGAATAAGGAAAGTGCTACCAACATAAAcagtattatataattttaatacacAGTATactgcagtaaaaaaaatacactatataataaaattttacaattttactcCTTCCACGAAGATTGATTCAATTATTTATACTCTAAAATATACTTTAGATCGATTCAAACTGAACCATGAATGCTCCATTCTTCCATAGCAATAAAtcgaatataaaaaaaagtacgcCAAAGAGACAGTAGATACTATCCCATAAAGCAGAACTATGCGCATATTCTAATTATTTACTTTcatctttaaataaaagattCTACAAAATGCATTGAATCTTTAAAACGGTCAACTAAAAACGACTTGATGACAtccctccctccctccctcccACAGATTTGTAAGAAATTTGTGACCTATTTAGGACTATAGTACACCCGCCACCGAAGAATGGCATCTGACATAAAACAAGTAACTTAACAAAATCaaagaattacaaaaacagACGAACCACCAAATATCCCCGCCGGACCTTGTTAGTCCTTTGCAGAAGAGGACAGCAGCACTAAATGGCTGAACTCAGATCTTTTTCTGGGACAAAGATGTCGAGATGGACGCAAGGCTACATGTACCCTACGTATTCcattcacaaaaacaatcacTGCTGTCGGAGCATAGGTGAAACTAAGGTATACCTCTGTCTAGAACATTTCTTCAAAGTGCCACATATTTACAAGTATAAATTGCTCATCCAGCATTGTTAGCAACTTCTGCGGCTCTCTGCCTCATCATTTCCATCACAGCAGCTCTACGCCGTGAATCAGACTGTTGCTGCAGCCTCCTTAGATGTTCCTTTAAATCTCTGATTTAACCCAAATAAACAGTGTTAATACAtacaaaatctataaaaaagAGTTAACTCGAGAATATTGGCAATGCCTGATCTACAAACCTGCAACGTGGTACGTGGCATTCAGATTCTTTGCAAGCACGAGCATGAAGTTGAAGTAAATACCACATTTTCTTGCAAAGAACACAACCTCCAGAAGCCCGTGTTTTGCAGTGCATGCCATGGCGGAAAAGCCCCTTCACCTTGCGACAATTGGGATATTGGCAATGTGCAGAACGACATTGGGATGCATGAACAAGGAGATCAAGCATTTTCCGTAGctgtaattataaaattcatttatatcAGAGATCCTATATGTATGCAGAAAGGTGCAATATCCCCACCAAGCAAGGTGGTGTAAGAATGGCCAAAAAAACATTTGTAAACACTAGAACAGAGTCCGTCCAAAATGCATGgggaaaagtcaaaaaaatcaaaaatcaatatCCATGCTTCTACAAAATATTACACACGCAAAACATTACAAGGGATGGAAACAAAAGCTGGAAAGGTTGATGGGTTGCAGCTAAACCAGATATATTTATAACTATAGATAATGAGCAGAAGCAAGCAATAGCcggaaaaaaagaattaaaatcatggtataatgaaaaaagtgaaaaaaagctTCTAAAAAGTATTAGAAGTAATCCACAGACTACAATTTAACAAAGATGCACATACGTCTTCACACATTATCTTTACAGActataaatgattaaataattaataataattgtgaccacaaaaaaaaatcatgtcatttgatgatctgtttttttttttttgccaatatCTTTGAAAATCATCAAACATGAAATACAACAAGAGTCCTAATTTTTCTACTCTGATCTATGTAGTCAATCTCACCTAGCGGGGGATAAGGCTTTTCTTGTATGCTTAAACTCAAATTTAACTTGCATGGTTTTTACATACTCCACTTGTTATACTTAACAAACAAAGCAACTCCTATCCTTGCTCAAATTTCATTACATGTGAATATATGACTGCTTTATTTGACATACAAAATAAACAACTGAGATAAAAGCAGATTCAATGCTATGTAAAACAAAGGAATGGATCCTCTCATGTACAAGGCAGATCGCACTCAAATCTTGTGTCTATCTCTCCCTATTTAATGTGATATCAAGAAAGAGATAGACACAAGATTTAAACATGACTTTGCCATGTCAAAATTTCACATGAGAAGATCCATTATCATAAGACAGTCCATGGGAGCTAAAACTACAATCTTGTACAATACCTGCACTACTCGAACCTCCCTTGCTTCTGTGTTCTGAGCATCACGGTCCACCATGGATGGATGATTTGTCAACTTATGAGGATGATCAATACCTCCATCCTTTTGATAACAAGCATTGCATACATCATACTCAGGGCAAACCTCACAACGCCAACCTTGACCAGTTTCTATGTCAAGATAGCATATATTGCAAGTTGTCACAAATGCTGGAGCCGTTGGATTATGAAGATGATAGAGAACCATCATTGAGGAATGCTTGGCCCGCCTTAGTGTATCATACTGGTAATGATTTCCCTGGCAGAGACTCAGAAATGCCTGTCTAGTGTCAAAGAATTCGCTCTCAAGAATATCATCTTTGTCCTTTGTATCAGAAGGAACATCAGTAATTTCAACCTGCATTAAGAtgcaagtttaaaaaaattccaaattcACTTATACTTGGAGCTACCGTATGATTGTGTATGTATTTGAATAGTTTATTTTGCTTTCAGaaaagtgaaaaacaaaaaatgctcAAGAGTTTTCACTAAAAAGTCATTTTCTGagtataaaataactaaaaccaAACATGCAATATACTAGTTCAAACTAGAACTCCATAATTTGTCTAACAACTTAGTTCCTCAAAGCACACTAACATGATTGACAGTCGAGTACTAATAAAATCTAGCAAAGCATTGAAGAACAGAAGAAATGAACTAGTACAGAAGCACTAATATTACATGTAAAAAATTAGAGCTACAGCTACTTACCGGATAAAGAGTATGTTTCTCCCTGTGGTTAATAGGAtgtctttctctctcctcacgcTTTAGTTCTGCTTCGTAACACCTAAGAAAAGACAAGACAGAATGTGTGACTAGCAAAATTGATTGGTGAGTTTGGAAGTGGTTCAGCTGGCAAGGGATAAAGAAAAGGAGAATGATAATAAAAAGGGATgttaacaataaatattaataagatcATAAGATATGATGTCAAGATACTAAAAAATCTGGTATGGAGACAATATCCACAGCAGTCTGCCAGTTTCAATATTTTGTCCAAAACTGTAGTAAAACTTCTTTTATAGTTTGAAGTGTTATGAATGATGATGGATGGTGGCAAACCAAAAATCAGTCAAGTCATTAGCAGAAAATAATAGCAGATgaatgacaagaaaaaaaaaacatcattataAGACCTGcataacttaaataataaaagtttaacaagtttaacaaaaaaatagacacaaTTTAAGCATTTCTAGTACATCAAACTGTTGAAAAGCCTCCTTAATTGCAATCACTCCTATCCCACCTTAGTTGTGGCCTCATTGGGGGTTGCCTTAATTGCAGCCTCAAGGGTGGTGGTTTAGTCCCACATTGACTAGAGATATGGCTTAAAAAGAGTTTATAAAGGTTGGACAGTCATCACCTTACAAGTCAATTTTGTAAGGTTGAGTGAGGTCTTAAGCCCAAATTCTAAAATGGTATCAAAATTGATTGTTGGGCCAACAGCCAACTGCATTTACCACGCTCCAGGCTAGTAGTCCTGGGCATGAGGTGAAGTGTTGGAAAGTCACCTTAATTGTGGTCATCACTAGCCCACCTTAGTTGTGTCCTCTTTGGGGCTGCCTTAGTTGTGTCCTCTTTGTGTTTTATCTCTTTTCTCATCTGTTGGGCCtcaaatttgtttaaatatgtttttagtccctcaaatttaggggtttgtcttttttagtcctccaaattaaaatttgcatttttttagtccctcaaattcgcaaaattctttttttagtccttcatgTGGTCAAAAGCCGCTACAAATTGTGCATCCAAACCGCCAAAAATCAgtcaagaactaaaaaaagCATTTCAcaaatttgagggactaaaataaaatatcttaatttggGGGACTAAAAAAAGAAGACCTCAAATTCGagggacaaaaaatattaaatagtggTCATCCCACTATCTGCTATCCCACTTTTGGGGTCGGCTCTCCGCTATTCCCGGATTGTTGACTACTATAGGTCTTGAGACCAATTTCTAGGACAAAATTACTGAAAATATCACAATGTGTGCTAGAAAGATAGCAACAACACACATAATGGAAAGCCATAAAAGTAATTACCAAAATGTCACCTTGTTTCCACTTTGCTTATTCCTTTCATAAGATTTgtgtaggaaaaaaaatgaaaacaaaatttaatcttCATTGTTTCTTGTATAAATCTTTGAAGGCAAGAGTAAAAACAAGGTGgcattttgtaattatttgtgaaaactgaaaataaaaatataaaacattttctcaaaccAAATACACCCCTAATGAGCGATGATTTACACTAACAACTACTTGAAGAATATTCAGATTACCAACACAATAGTCTAGCAAGCACAAATATGATATGGGCATGGATATGACACAACATGGGCATGGAGTCACGTCAGTTTACTAAATTGTAGGGGACATGATCAGCATACATGTTTGAGCTTCATAGACTTCAGTTTAGGACTACTGTATTTAGTTAAAGAAGACACAATTTTGATATTAGGTATAGCATTTAACACATCAAATGACAAAATCATGAAGATAAGATTGAAGAATCCTTACCTATcacaaa contains:
- the LOC100779812 gene encoding protein HIGH CHLOROPHYLL FLUORESCENCE PHENOTYPE 173, chloroplastic isoform X1, with translation MMNAATAANSSVYSQTQCRLLSSDLRSSIPFLNERKSRLVVRAGGRPPQNMGKDEDEKQQQRVIQQQQQQEQQAPPPVSLSLDDVNPVGLGRRSRQLFDEVWRKFSGLGQISRTIRSDDQEALDALLVREGPMCEFAIPGAQNTTVLVVGATSRIGRIVVRKLMLRGYAVKALVRRADQEVLELLPRSVEIVIGDVGDPATVKAAVEGCNKIIYCATARSAITGDLFRVDHRGVYNLTKAFQDHSNKLAQSRAGKSSKSKLSIAKFKSASSLNGWEVRQGTYFQDVVATKYDGGMDAKFDFTETGDAVFSGYVFNRGGYVELSKKLSLPLGYTLDRYEGLVLSVGGNGRSYVLILEAGPSADPSQSRLYFARISTKVGFCRVRVPFSSFRPVKPDDPVLDPFLVHTLTIRFEPRRQRPVEGNATMKQDLRSFKLILEYIKALPTGQETDFVLVSCSGLGIEPSRREQVLKAKRAGEDSLRRSGLGYTIVRPGPLQEEPGGQRALIFDQGNRISQGISCADVADICVKALHDTTARNKSFDVCYEYIAEDGRELYELVAHLPDKANNYLTPALSVLEKNT
- the LOC100779812 gene encoding protein HIGH CHLOROPHYLL FLUORESCENCE PHENOTYPE 173, chloroplastic isoform X2, whose translation is MMNAATAANSSVYSQTQCRLLSSDLRSSIPFLNERKSRLVVRAGGRPPQNMGKDEDEKQQQRVIQQQQQQEQQAPPPVSLSLDDVNPVGLGRRSRQLFDEVWRKFSGLGQISRTIRSDDQEALDALLVREGPMCEFAIPGAQNTTVLVVGATSRIGRIVVRKLMLRGYAVKALVRRADQEVLELLPRSVEIVIGDVGDPATVKAAVEGCNKIIYCATARSAITGDLFRVDHRGVYNLTKAFQDHSNKLAQSRAGKSSKSKLSIAKFKSASSLNGWEVRQGTYFQDVVATKYDGGMDAKFDFTETGDAVFSGYVFNRGGYVELSKKLSLPLGYTLDRYEGLVLSVGGNGRSYVLILEAGPSADPSQSRLYFARISTKVGFCRVRVPFSSFRPVKPDDPVLDPFLVHTLTIRFEPRRQRPVEGNATMKQDLRSFKLILEYIKALPTGQETDFVLVSCSGLGIEPSRREQVLKAKRAGEDSLRRSGLGYTIVRPGPLQKFFGSTTSST